The nucleotide window AGCTCCGGCAACTGGAGGAGTGAAGAAGCCTCACCGTTTCCGCCCAGGAACCGTGGCTTTGAGGGAAATCAGGAAGTATCAGAAATCTACAGAGTTGTTGATTAGGAAGCTTCCATTTCAAAGGTTGGTGAGGGAAATTGCTCAGGATTTCAAGACAGATCTGAGGTTTCAGAGTAGTGCTGTTGCTGCTCTACAAGAGGCTGCTGAGGCTTACCTTGTTGGTCTCTTTGAAGATACTAATCTCTGTGCAATTCATGCCAAGAGGGTTACGATTATGCCTAAGGATATTCAGCTTGCTAGGAGGATTCGTGGAGAAAGGGCTTAAGAATAAGCttttattttttagggtttaaagCCAATTTTTGTTCAATGGTTTTGCTTAGATCTCTTATTGGAAGTTGGAATGCTGGGCTAAGTATTGTACATCTAATAGATGTTTTCAGTTGTAGTATGTGTAAACTGGTGGTTTACTAGAATTCAGGAATCTGAGTAATGAAATTTGTACTTTGTTTTGTTATACCAAAGATCTTGTTACTACATCTGCTTATTATTTGCCATTTATTGAAGATTGAACCTTAGCTTGTTGAATTTGTTGTAGTAGCTGTGGAGCtgtaatttgtttgtttattaagATGCTATCATTTATCATTTTATGAGACAGATTGATTGTTATCATGTGCTAGTGTGTTGAACTTATGCTGCATTTGACATGGTAGTCATTTAATGAATTTTCTGTTGAGTTTAGCTTCTGGCAAAACGAGTTGTGGTGCTGCTGCTGTTTTGTTTAAGCTGAGATTGGTCTATTGTGAGGCGTCTCATCTCCAACAaatttaggtaagtttttaatTTGTATGGGTTCTGAATGCTAGACTGCTTTGGGCTAATTACATGGAGTGCTTATCTTGGCTTAAAACTTCTATGGCTTCATGATATTATAATGTATTTACTGTGAGAGAAGTATGCTGAAGTAgacctgttttttttttttggcaagtcATCTAAAAGATATCTGAAATGACTTTCTTGCTATGTAATTTCACTTTGTTGAGTAGTGACACTTTTGCTTGTTGTTACTTTGTGACTTGGTTATCTTAAGCTTGCTTATTGGATCAATATTCAACTTTTGCTAGAGAAATGATACCTGGCCTGAACTTGAGTACAATGATCTAATTGATCAGAATGCcaatttgaattgatttgtgGAAGAATGGATTTTACTTGTGTACATCTAATGACTTGTTTCATAGAAGTATATGCAAACTGCTTGTTTATTAACATTTGAGATCTAATTTGTGAAGCTGCTAGTTTGTATTACTCAAAATTGAAGGTCTGACTGTATAATATAAATTTGCCAACAATTGAAGACTGAAACACTATTTCGTGATGACACTTTGGTTACACATACATATAGCTACTCTATCTAGAATTGAAGAATTTAGGTATCTTTTTTTCTGAAATGGTGTAAATCATTCTTACTTTTACTTTGTGATTTTTGGGTATGAAGAATTTCTGTTTATGGTACTTATTCACTGCTTGATGTTGCCATGTATTTTGAGGAGGAATAAATGTATCACAAAGAACTACTTGACATTTGTTATGGTAGAAAAAAATCCTGATAACAAAATGGACTTTTGTTTATGTAGGAGTAGGAAAATGGAATTCCATTACTTTCTGCCAAGATTTGAGGTACTTTTAATTCAACATTGACTCACAAAGTCTTCACTTTGTGGCATTGGTATTTTACAAGCTAAGCTGTGTTCCCTTTATCAGTTGTCTGAAACTGAATATTATCTTTGTTATCTAAATGCTAGTGTATTTTTTTCAGTATTTCACTCAATATCAATGGTTAACGACTTTTTGTGCTAAACTAAACCTCGTATAAGCTTCCTAATTGCATatttttttggccaaaagtCATTATATATGCTGAAGTACACTTGACTACACTTGACTACACCAGACTGCTAGAGAGATTGTGGACTTCTTAGACTGACTGATACTCAGAAAAATTAAGTTATGTTTGGAAACGAGGACACTGCCTTTTCTCTATATTGTTCTTTAAGGTGTTGAATAAGTCAGTCTCTTGTCTTACCTCAGATTGTTGGTCTGTGTTACCTGGgagaatttttgttttttaagtttAAGTATCGACTTGAAGTACTCAGCTTATGTGTAGATTGCAAATGGTTTCATCAGCGGTTGGTTCTCATTATTAATACTTTCGCAACTGAAGAAGGTAAAATTTTGTTCTGAATGTGTCAGCAAAGTGATGGAACCAGTCAAATTAATCTATTGGGATAAGTAGTGTTACAGTCACATACTTGCTACAAATCTTCAAGATTCCCAACCTTACCTAGACTTCTATGGGTTGATATCAATATCATCTAAATGTCTGGTATGTATTTAAAAGATTTGTCAATTGATTAGCTTTCTGTATTTTAAAGATTGGAACTTCTAAACTCAGGTAGGTTAGCTGATACGCCTGATAGTGTAAGGGAATGTGTACACTAAATCAAGAGTTCATCTAAGATGATACTACACAATAATGATTTCAGAATCATAAAAAAGAACTAAGACTCAGCTATGATCATGTCAGGATTATGTAGGTTAACAGTTATTGAGACTAGAGAGATAAATAGCATCCTGATTGCATACATTAGTGTAAGGAAAGTATGAATAAACTAAAAGTTGGATTACGATGAGAAAAACATATAACGAAATTCTATAttacttcaaataaaaaatagtaatcaTGTAGTTATTACAACATATATTGAATCATCATAATATCAAGACCtcttcctattcctattccagCAGCGTCTAGTAGCAGGAGGGTCATTAGCAGTTTTAGGCATATCCTGGTAGTCCACCATTATGATCCTTCTCTTGGATGTCTTTTTCTCTGCTAACCTTTCCTCAAATTTCCTCTTACTTGattcaaatttctttatttcattGATGCTTTGAGTTTCTTTTTGCATTGGTGCAGAGCTCTGTATTGGTCTAGTAATTGCACTGCAGTTTCTCTGTTGATGAGGAGGGATTTTTACTCGCTCAGTGGCGACATTCATCTTCTTCAACGACGCTGGCATGGTCTTGGTTAAACCACTGGTGCACTGCTTTCTTGCTGTCGATCCCGTCCTGCGTTGGGTAGGGGTCTTCTTTTCTGTGTCACTATCAATTCTTTTGTGTTGAATCCAGTCAGTCTCCATCTTCTTGAAACCTTTGTGACTCTGTTTCTTTAGTTGTTTGTGTCCATCAAGATACTTCTCGAAAGAAAAATCAGAAAGAAGTTTTACACGAGGAGGATCAACTTGTACATGTTTGGTGGACATCCTCTTTGTTGATCCCATAGTAGTAGAATTATGGGACTGTCGTTGTGTTTCTTCATCCAAGTCATGCATCTCGGGTGTTTTCTTCAACTCTTGAGTAATTGCATTGCAACTGTTGTGGTTTTCCAGAGGAGCAGCTTGAACAGTTTTGGAGTAAGTTATTCTAATTTTGAGTGGCATTGTAATCTGCTTCTGGCTCTGCTGTGTTTCTTCCTCAGCATTGGTCACTTCAGCTTCATCACCAACGACACTGTCTTCTTCCTCAAGAGAACTGGTATCATCGTCTTCTTCCTCAAGAGTAGTAGTGTCGTCATCTTCATCGAAGGTACTGGGGTTGTATATCATCCTGATTATCCTGTTTTTGCGCTTGTGAAATTGATGCGGATATTTGATTCCAGCAACTAGGATAGCTTCTTCAATCATGTGGCATATATCATAAGGCTTCTTGTCGAtgtaattccatttcatgaatACTTCTTCGATATCATCCATCTCTCAACACTCTCTCTAACCTCTCACTTTTCTCTTTGTTTAATCAACATGACTCAAAGCTCCCTTATATAGGAAATTTTAGCAACATATTTGGAAATAAACCTTTACCGCCTACAAATTAATCTTATATAAGAAATTTTAGGAACTTCCTTTCTATTTAAACATACTAGTATAGTACCCACGCGATGCGCggattttatatgtatatttgtagTTCATCGGTCATATAAGTGGATAAGATACAACTCAACTTTACGATTATTGTATTTGTActttaataataaacaaaatttatgaaaGCAATATTGTTAGTTGacctgattttgaagaaaatgtgatatgaaaaaataatttatcacgTAGAATTACATGTACCGTACCGAAGGAATTACATGTTAGATGGCATCTaccaatataatatataaaggTGCTGGCTTGAAAGTGTAATCCAGGtaacccttcggggtggcccagtggtttgagcttgggacttccatgttggaggtctcaagttcgaaatcccttgccagcgaaagcaaggggtttgccttctgggtcgagctcgtcgcaccaggcttgcctagtgcgggttacctctcatatgtggtttgcgagctattgcataggagcgggggttttaccctgtgcgcacccaaagggtagtggctgcgggtttcccttgtcataaaaaaaaaaagtgtaatcCAGGTAAATTGTTATGAACATCAAATTCTTGTCCTGTAGTTGTTTAACATTGTTGGTCCTTTATCTGGCACTGAAAAGTTAAACgaaattatgatttatatttatttatcatgtCTCCTCAATCTAAGTTCATTAATCTCTTAAATTTTTTCGAACTAACACTATGCATATCATCCTAACCTCTTATCAAAGTCTTCCTCCATCTTTATCTTGTAGGGTAGGATTCAGTATTATATTATACTTATTCTTAGTTAATTAAACTCATTTCTATTAAAAGGATGTAATTCATTATAACTCAAGTGATCAAAATTCTTAAAGTTGCGACGAAAGAAAAGTAAACAGGTCAAAAATTCAACCAATTCCCCGACTTTATCTTTACATCTATAGCTCACTTATACTACATCTCATAATGCTTGGTAGGAGTCCAACTTGATTACATATGTTTCTAGCTTTGGTAGCAGGCTTGATCTAATATAAGTTTCTTGTATGAACAACCTTAGTATAACCTCTAATATtcttgccttatattgaaaacTCAATAAGTTCCCTTTTTGCCATACatgtttataattttaaatttttttaaaaaagtgttatgtttagtcaattttataataaaagtgTAGTTCTCCTTAAAAAGTATTACAGCTTACATAGaaaacaaatttaatataaaatgttGCGTATAAACAATTAGCACATCCAAGATGTCTTCTATCTAAAATAATATATCTTGTTTCcatcaaatatgaaaaagagCTAAACAATTCATTTTGATTTTCTAGTAGCTGTTCCACCTGCTGATGAGtcaaacatgtttttatttttcattggTATTGTGTATCATCTAGTCttgcatttgatttcaaatAGCAAAGAATGGACAGTTTAGTTGTAATCCGTGCATTAATCTCATCCACTGCCTTCTTATATATACAAGTTTTTACAAATAATGATCTCTATTTCATTTCAATGTTCATGAAATCTCTTTTTTTCATAACTGTAAATTTTGACATCTTACTTGCAATCTACATATCTTGTAATAACATAAAACACAATATTGACCGCAGAGAAGCAAAGGCCCAGGAAAGATAATCCTCTGGGTACTACTTTAACCTTGGTTGAACACTTTTCTATTAATTActaaactaactaattatacATTTCTTCAGTTCTCCAATAGTTTTTCCTTCTAGTAATGCTTTAggttgtcttcttcttcttaaagaCTCTCTTGATTTTATTTCCTGACAACTGTGAGTTAGGATCTTCTTCATCAACTGTTGCGGCATcaattttctttatcttgttaGGCGTCTGTGAGACATTGATCAACTCAGTATCTTCAGTGGAAtcctacatatatatatagtaaagaTTATAATGTCAATTTTGAAGGACTATTGCATTTATAATcattaaataaatgacaatataaacaaatattaataatatattgtaAAATAACCATGAATTCACGATCGTCAAGACTGACTTGGTTATCATTGAAATCTGGATCctaaaaaatgtataaaaaaattataatttagttCAATCATAGGAATCAAACTtgatatatatttgaatataaaataataccTTGAATGTCTCTCCACGTGGTGGAGGCCTGTATTTTTCTATAATATCTTCGTCATCAGTAAACGtaacaactttaaagacttcATCTTGACCTTGACCATTGGAGCTCTGTAATTCCAATTTAAACATGTATGTATTGTCCACAATATTGTCCAACTCCATAGGATATGCAGACTTATTTGCAGCACCAGTAGTCTTaagaaaatacatatttttcaaagtttaatataaaatataggaACAAAACGTACTAACATatttaaacatattttaaaCAGGTTAGTAGAACTTAAAGTTTAACATGCTTATAGTGTATACCTCAAATAAATCAGCAGCAGATTTTTCAATCATCTTTGTTGCTACCCCATCCCACAACATCACAGAAATTGTGCCAGTATCATCCAAAACTCTAACTTTTAGCTTGTACCTTTGAATAGTTAACTTTGTTAGATTATTGAGTTTGTATGAGACATATATAGAGAAATTTGAGTTTTGGCCATACCTACGGATGACTGATTGAACAAAACCACATTGTCTATAGTATAATTTGTCCCCCACTTCATCAACACTTTTTGCGCATTGTTTGCATGCTAAAAAAGACCATCCACAGTCTATTTCAAGATGAATTATCTTTGCCACAATATAATAATTCTCTTGCTGCAAATTTGTATTGTATATACAActgttatattaaaaataatgtaaaagttgtgttgaataaaaaatataaaattaagtaCTTACATGCCTACAGTCAATCAACTTCTCAATCTCATGTACTGTAACATTTCCTGATGCCAACTCAGTAGCAATAGATTGATTCCTTTGTGAAGAAATCCGTGTAAGCCGTTGGGAGCTTTCTCCAAGAACAAACTTAATTCGTGATGAAAATTCATCAACTTGAGGAAGACTTGAATTGATATAAAGCTTGAAAGCATGCCTAGTGTTTTTCACCGAAATTTGGTCTGCATAGTTAATAATTTGGTAAGAGTTTATTTATTGTGCAATTATCTTGAATAGCAAAGTAGAGACTTAAATAACCTCTGAATCGATGTGATCTAATCAACTGCATGAAAACGACAATAGGCTTGTCATTGGACTCTTTCAAATATGGCTTGATCTGATCCACAAAGTCACCCCAAAAAGTTGTTGAAATGTTTTTATTCTTACATAATTTATATGGTTAatcatatgaataaaaataatgagtTGTTGAAGCACATATTCATTGAATTGTGGGATGCGTACTCATAATCATGTATGTCAACGTTAATGAACATTTGGACACTATCATCTTGTTTGATAGACTGTACATCCCCATAACTCACAACTTCTCCAATGATGTCTACAACAATAATGACGAcataaattaatacaaaataaataatgatcGAAGTCTGAATAAGGAACATATAAATAATGTATTTATTACCAAATAGTTCTGTGTTATCAAATTCTTGTGGATTTGTAAGCTGTgtatatgatttaaatttgaagATAGACATACTGAAATGTGGATCCTCTACCTCCTCAATGACTGTCTTTTTTGCGAACATCAACTTAAATTTGTGGTCTTTGATCCTTAATTTCATAGTATTTGGACAAACCACAAAATTCTTAATAAAGTACAATCCCATTTCCTTAAtactttctctgaaatttgggaaTAGAGATCTGCCAAGACTCGCGTGAATGCGATCGCCCTACAGATACAATTAGTTACTTAATTAGCACTCCAATTTAGTATAtaacttcttaaaaaaataatatcatacttatacaatatattaaaaatacctTTTCATCCATCAgaataacctcgatagaaaaaGGACAATCTGGTCGATCATGATCCGTGTTTTCCCAAAGCCTGACAATACGAACTTTTAATTTCCAATACATTGACTTGCTGTTAATTTCGCTAATGAAATCAGTCGTAGCGGCCATAATTAATTCGTCCGTTCAATACAAAAGAAgtatgaaacaaaataaaaacactAATCAGCAAGAAGtgtaaagaaggaaaaagatgcaTACGGCCTATATTCAGCAGGGAAGTCTATATATAGTGAGAGTTATGAGATAACTTCCATAAACGTAGAAGTTACAGCAACGTGAGTATCCTCTGAAACCAATACAGTTAAATCTATCGCTGctattttttctctattaaaGAAGCTTAATTAGAAAACCGTAGAAATAAGTTAATATTGTATAGAAATAGGACTCTGTAAGTTACACtataaattgtgtatttatttgttaaaaagtGATATCAAAGATGATAAATGATAAAtgttgtcaaaaaaaaaatacaaagatgataaataaaaatcataaacattccTTGAATTATGTTACACGGTTTTAGGCTTTTAAGGAAAGAATGTGCATACACTACCTAAAAAACAGTAACTATTTTTAAACAGTAATTATTATGTGCATGTGTGTGTGCagggaaaaaaagaataagaaatacgTGGAGTTTGTGAAATTTGAGACGTGGGGATGTAGTCATCGTGATCATAATTTATAAGGATAATCATCATTTCATCACAATGATTTACTGTcagaatttgaaattataaaacTGTAACAAAATATAACTATCAGTTTTAAAACTGCATTTTTTGGTGAAAACGTGAAAGTGAGTTTTATTTGGCTTGCTAACTTcccaattttaaaaatgatcatattatttttaaataaataattttaattaatttttaatatactatttgattttaaatgtttctttgcaatttgaatttttaaaaagctgttaaaaaacaataactaattattACCTAATAAACTAATTTTGTCATAAAACTGCCACTTGTCTTTCTACTGCACTACCACTTGGCATAATTATAGGCTAGACTTTCTTgcttttaattatatataatatatataatatataaatttggaaATAAACCTTTACCGTCTGCAAATTAACCTTACTTTTTTTCTACACAAAATAGGACTAGGAGTGCATAGACGGTTACTATTGCTACTTATCATTTAGTTACACCAATTTTCACCCCTTTATTCCTGAAAGAAATCTACCTTTTATTTGGTTTAATAATAAAACCTATTTTATCAACTAGATGTTACTCCTATTGACTGAGTTTACAAGGTAAATAGGAGAATATTTTAcctataaaaatttatatttttggttaaagaaaataatattgacttgacacggagattattaagaaataaagaaaaacttaattataaattggATGATCatttaagaaattcaaaaaattaattagtaggtgaatattattttattcgaAGACTTATTATGacaaacttattttattgtgAGTATTGCTAATCTTGCATAAGTGAATCACGTTAAATAGGCTCAAATGAGCCTATtcttgtaataataataatacacatTTGCCAAATGGTATGGTATTTGGCTCCATTATCTTACTatcacataaataaaaataaaaattaagaaagttAATAATTGTTGCCAACACTTTAAAACATAAATGAGAAAATTGAGATGGAGATTAGAGAGTTGTgtgggaaaaaaaaatgaagacatGAAGAAGGGATTCATTTTAGTGATTGTTATAACAGTTGCAAAGCAAGAAGAGCACTgaacaaatttttgaaattggtagtctccaatcaacacaacaattgATCATATGAATCATGTTAAGACCTCATCTCCACTATTTTATCACAGCTACCTTCTGTTAGTTTTTAATAAGTCACGTTAGTAAATAAGATGCCTACTGTTATGTTTGTCCTAGTCTTTAGGAAGTACTTTAAAACGTGGACTGTTATCTAGTTTTTAGGAGAATTTTTTGgtgaagtatttttttttggctttagTCGTTGCTGTATTTTTGCATTATAAAAAGACTCCTGCAGCAGTGTAAGTCAGTTGAGAAGCCAAGTTATTCTTTTCTCGTGTATTGTCTCTATTTTACTCTATATTTTCTGTTctcaagttatttttttttatcagtggtatcagagccaatagatccaacaacaacaaaaaaaaacagagagCAATTTCGCTAGCTTATGGCTTTGGAGAACAATTACGTTCAAGCAGTTATTCCCCGTTTCGATGGTCACTATGACCATTGGAGTATGCTGATGGAGAATTTCTTGCGGTCAAAGGAGTATTGGCCAATTATCGAGGACGGAATCGGAGCTCCGGCGGAAGGTGAAACCTTAACGAATGCTCAAAAGGTAGAGTTTGAAGCaagaaagttgaaagatttgaaggCAAAGAATTATCTCTTTCAGGCTATCGATCGTCCTATCCTAGAAACTATTCTTTGCAAAGAAACTTCTAAGGATATTTGGGATtcgatgaagaaaaaatatcaagGCACTACTAGAGTGAAGCGCGCACAGCTTCAAGCCTTGAGAAGGGATTTTGAGACTTTGCAGATGAAGGATGGAGAGTCTGTAATGAGTTATTGTGCTAAAACAATAGAGATAAGCAACAAAATGCGATTTCATGGTGAAAAGATGACCGATGTCACAATCGTGGAAAAGATATTGCGCTCCCTGACACCGAAGTATGACTATGTCGTTTGCTCCATTGAGGAGTCAAAAGATATAGATGACTTATCGCTTGTCGAATTGCAAAGTTCCTTGTTGGTACATGAGCAAAAGATGAACAGCAGTTCATCTTCCGAAGAGCAGGCTTTGAAGGCTTCTACTAATACTCGTTTCTCAAATTTTAGGGGAAGAGGTAGAGGTAGATGAAGAGGAAAAGAAGATCGAGGATATAGAGATGAAGGCAGCAAAGATGGCAATCGAAATTTCAGAGCCAATAATGACTGCGACAAAGGCAGAGGGAGAGATTTTGACAAATCCAAGGTAGAATATTATCGTTGCCATAAATTTGGTCATTATCGTTCCGAATGTCGTACAAGGCTACCtaatgagaaagaagaaaagtcaaattttgcTGAGAATAAGGAAGGAGAAACCTTGTTGATGGCGGTTCATGCTGGAAACGAGCCCGAGAAACAACTTATTTGGTATGTAGATACTGGCTGCAGTAACCACATGACTGGAAGTAAGTCTTCTTTTActgttttaaatgaaaatttccgGTCGACAGTTAGTTTTGGTGATCTTTCAACTGTGAATGTGATGGGAAAGGGTAATATCAATTTTAGAACCAAAAATGGGTGTGTGGAAATCATATCCAATGTGTTCTATGTTCCAGCTTTGAAAAGCAATATGTTAAGTGCCGGTCAACTGTTAGAAAAAGGGTATGTAATCACCTTAAGAAATGATGCATGTGAAATTTCTGATCCCTCCAAAGGAGTTATTGCTTTTGTGAAAATGAGTCAAAACAGATTGTTTCCTTTGAATATTGAAAATGTTCAATCTTGCTATATGGCAGAAGTGAGAAATCCTTCATGGTTGTGGCATTTTAGATATGGTCACTTGGGTTTTGGTGGATTAAGAACTCTCCAACAGAAAAAGATGGTGATAGGTCTTCCAGAAATCATCACTCCTTCTCAAGTTTGTGAAGAATGTGTTGTTGGCAAACAACATCGTTCTCAATTTCCAAAAGGGAAGTCGTGGAGAGCGAGTAGTGTTTTGGAGCTGCTGCATTCAGATATTTGTGGCCCAATCAACCCAATTTCGAATGGTGGTAAAAGGTATTTTATTACCTTTATTGATG belongs to Solanum stenotomum isolate F172 chromosome 1, ASM1918654v1, whole genome shotgun sequence and includes:
- the LOC125868573 gene encoding uncharacterized protein LOC125868573, coding for MAATTDFISEINSKSMYWKLKVRIVRLWENTDHDRPDCPFSIEVILMDEKGDRIHASLGRSLFPNFRESIKEMGLYFIKNFVIKPYLKESNDKPIVVFMQLIRSHRFRDQISVKNTRHAFKLYINSSLPQVDEFSSRIKFVLGESSQRLTRISSQRNQSIATELASGNVTVHEIEKLIDCRHQENYYIVAKIIHLEIDCGWYKLKVRVLDDTGTISVMLWDGVATKMIEKSAADLFETTGAANKSAYPMELDNIVDNTYMFKLELQSSNGQGQDEVFKVVTFTDDEDIIEKYRPPPRGETFKDPDFNDNQVSLDDREFMDSTEDTELINVSQTPNKIKKIDAATVDEEDPNSQLSGNKIKRVFKKKKTT
- the LOC125858993 gene encoding histone H3.2, encoding MARTKQTARKSTGGKAPRKQLATKAARKSAPATGGVKKPHRFRPGTVALREIRKYQKSTELLIRKLPFQRLVREIAQDFKTDLRFQSSAVAALQEAAEAYLVGLFEDTNLCAIHAKRVTIMPKDIQLARRIRGERA